A single window of Oncorhynchus clarkii lewisi isolate Uvic-CL-2024 chromosome 10, UVic_Ocla_1.0, whole genome shotgun sequence DNA harbors:
- the LOC139419235 gene encoding endonuclease domain-containing 1 protein-like has protein sequence MVFCIIARAQALAWVLVLVMVEAEVQENYSPACREFMYMGTPPLGLENKALKKICQRYNGKPRFVTLYDTFDHIPVYSAYTFKRSDGTKKVDVPWMYEPQLATVSDFGEMQPFPQGDLHRSFEDAQAVLEDYSNTVNFERGHLNPDEHQSDPNDKAATYTLTNVVPQVREFNIGPWKTHEHTIRRRLNNYCRGIAYMVTGVTTSGNMIRRHNIDRVAVPTYLWSAYCCIDYDRNTPFEERTKFPAYAAHGLNEKERPEVLEMSVQQLENFLKSVTFVDKTFQIFYDNCVSPDNGLHMT, from the exons ATGGTTTTTTGCATCATAGCGCGAGCTCAGGCGTTGGCCTGGGTGTTAGTTCTGGTGATGGTGGAGGCAGAGGTACAGGAGAACTACTCACCTGCGTGCCGCGAGTTCATGTACATGGGCACACCACCACTGGGACTTGAGAACAAAGCACTAAAGAAGATTTGCCAGCGCTACAACGGCAAGCCACGTTTTGTCACCCTGTATGACACCTTCGATCACATCCCCGTCTACTCTGCCTACACGTTCAAGCGCTCTGACGGCACCAAAAAGGTTGATGTGCCCTGGATGTACGAGCCACAG ctcgccacagtgtctgattttgGGGAGATGCAGCCCTTTCCTCAAGGCGACCTCCATCGCAGTTTTGAGGATGCCCAAGCGGTGCTGGAAGACTACTCCAACACAGTGAACTTTGAGCGTGGCCACCTAAACCCTGACGAGCACCAGTCTGACCCCAACGACAAGGCAGCCACCTACACCCTGACCAACGTGGTCCCTCAGGTCCGGGAGTTCAACATCGGCCCCTGGAAGACCCACGAGCACACCATACGCCGCCGCCTCAACAACTACTGCCGCGGCATCGCCTACATGGTCACTGGTGTCACCACCTCAGGGAACATGATCCGCCGCCACAACATTGACCGTGTGGCCGTTCCCACCTACCTGTGGTCAGCTTACTGCTGCATCGACTACGACCGCAACACGCCCTTTGAGGAGCGCACCAAGTTCCCAGCCTACGCGGCCCACGGTCTCAATGAGAAAGAGAGGCCTGAGGTGCTGGAGATGTCTGTTCAACAGCTGGAGAACTTCCTCAAGAGTGTCACCTTTGTGGACAAGACCTTTCAGATCTTCTATGATAACTGTGTATCCCCTGATAATGGCCTGCACATGACTTGA